A stretch of the Candidatus Gastranaerophilales bacterium genome encodes the following:
- a CDS encoding phosphodiester glycosidase family protein, whose amino-acid sequence MTEPFFLGANEATKLSHRKQLWDKDVQKRYPGSLILTVQDGVKHIRLTKYVNGRKVRINVVEINTSINKNISLKPVLASNTLSNKASIRTIAQKENTIAAINGSYFKPQNGIPLGTMMVNKDILTGPVYNRVALGIADGYYRMSRVDLNARLQSKDTVLKIDNINQPRMLSTYVLVYTRKWGAVSPPPPQYGVQITIEDNKVTHVGYGSNAIPENGYVIVGPKSKLEPFFNAKDIKIDIKTTPEWDDVNHIISGGPYLVKEGNVYVDVNEQKLNSIAGKNPRTAIGYTLDNNFIMVTVDGREETSVGMTIWELAKFMKQIGCQNAMNLDGGGSSVMYLNGSLINSPSIKGGIAISNALVLYTNKELSASKE is encoded by the coding sequence ATGACCGAGCCATTTTTTTTAGGTGCAAACGAAGCAACAAAACTTTCACACAGAAAACAGCTCTGGGATAAAGATGTTCAAAAACGCTACCCCGGCAGTTTGATTTTAACCGTTCAGGACGGGGTTAAACATATCAGGTTAACAAAGTACGTCAACGGCAGAAAAGTCAGAATTAATGTAGTAGAGATAAACACTTCCATAAATAAAAATATTTCGCTAAAACCTGTTTTGGCATCAAATACCTTAAGCAATAAAGCTTCCATAAGAACAATAGCCCAAAAAGAGAATACCATCGCCGCAATAAACGGCTCTTACTTTAAGCCCCAGAACGGTATTCCGTTAGGGACAATGATGGTAAACAAGGATATCTTGACAGGTCCTGTTTACAACCGCGTGGCTTTAGGTATAGCAGACGGTTATTACAGGATGTCAAGGGTAGACCTCAATGCCCGGCTTCAATCAAAAGATACGGTTTTAAAAATCGACAATATAAACCAGCCGAGAATGCTCTCCACTTATGTGTTGGTATATACACGTAAGTGGGGAGCTGTTTCTCCCCCTCCGCCGCAATACGGAGTTCAAATAACTATTGAAGATAATAAAGTAACACACGTAGGTTACGGCTCTAATGCAATTCCGGAAAACGGTTATGTAATCGTAGGACCAAAAAGCAAATTGGAGCCGTTTTTTAATGCCAAAGATATAAAAATTGATATCAAAACTACCCCTGAATGGGATGATGTAAATCATATCATCAGCGGCGGGCCGTATTTGGTCAAAGAAGGAAATGTCTATGTTGATGTCAACGAACAAAAATTAAATTCTATCGCAGGCAAAAACCCGCGCACCGCCATCGGCTATACGCTGGATAATAATTTCATCATGGTAACGGTTGACGGCAGAGAAGAAACTTCTGTCGGAATGACGATTTGGGAACTTGCGAAATTTATGAAACAAATCGGCTGCCAAAATGCAATGAACCTTGACGGCGGCGGCTCCAGCGTTATGTATTTAAACGGCAGCCTTATAAACAGCCCCTCAATAAAAGGCGGAATTGCTATAAGCAATGCATTGGTGCTTTATACAAATAAAGAGCTTTCCGCTTCAAAAGAATAA
- the rny gene encoding ribonuclease Y, whose translation MNIMMIILAILGLLALIYAVILQIKLSEKNNSLKEVEKLTEKKLKEAQDQIAIQKKEALIYAKETLQDQREEFEREAKDRRSELLKLEAKLEQREDRIESKAQEIYEKEHAANKKMDELYAKEDILADLVQKQTEELQRISCMSQEDARNILLQQIDKDLTQEYATRIKDTESKIKEFAEDKAREIVSNVMQRCAIDHVIESTVSVVSLPNDEMKGRIIGREGRNIRALETFTGVDLIIDDTPEAVVLSCFDPVKREIARSALEKLIADGRIHPVRIEEVVEKSKTEIDQKMFKEGENAAAQLGIVNLHPELIKLLGRLYFRTSYGQNVLTHSIEVGHLSGMIAKEFGLDPELAKRAGLLHDIGKAVDQTQEGTHIQLGVELARKYGEKEQIVHAIEAHHDDVSANTIEAVIVKIADSMSAGRPGARRDTLEIYIKRIQKLEEIATSFEGIKRSFAVQSGREVRVIVEPAAFDDDASTKLARDIASRIETELDYPGQIRVTVIREIRSTEIAK comes from the coding sequence ATGAACATTATGATGATTATACTGGCTATTTTGGGATTACTTGCCCTCATATACGCGGTAATCTTACAAATTAAGCTATCAGAGAAAAATAATTCTCTGAAGGAAGTTGAAAAACTTACCGAAAAAAAATTAAAAGAAGCGCAAGACCAGATTGCAATCCAAAAAAAAGAAGCGCTGATTTATGCAAAAGAAACCCTACAGGACCAACGTGAAGAGTTTGAAAGAGAAGCAAAGGACCGCAGGAGCGAACTTCTTAAACTGGAAGCAAAGCTTGAGCAAAGAGAAGACCGTATTGAATCAAAAGCTCAGGAAATTTACGAAAAAGAACATGCTGCTAATAAAAAAATGGATGAGCTTTATGCAAAAGAAGATATTTTAGCGGATTTAGTCCAAAAACAAACAGAAGAACTTCAAAGAATCTCCTGCATGAGCCAGGAAGATGCGAGAAACATTCTTCTTCAACAGATAGACAAAGATTTAACTCAAGAATATGCAACCAGAATCAAAGATACTGAAAGTAAAATCAAAGAGTTTGCAGAAGACAAGGCAAGAGAAATTGTCAGCAATGTTATGCAGCGCTGTGCAATTGACCATGTTATAGAATCAACGGTTTCTGTTGTGAGCCTGCCTAACGACGAAATGAAAGGCCGTATAATCGGCAGGGAAGGCAGAAACATCAGAGCCTTAGAAACCTTTACAGGAGTGGATTTAATCATTGACGATACTCCCGAAGCCGTTGTACTGTCCTGCTTTGACCCTGTAAAAAGGGAAATTGCAAGAAGTGCATTAGAAAAACTGATAGCGGACGGACGTATTCACCCTGTTCGTATTGAAGAAGTTGTTGAAAAATCAAAAACCGAAATTGACCAGAAAATGTTCAAAGAAGGCGAAAATGCTGCGGCACAGCTTGGAATAGTCAATCTTCATCCTGAATTAATCAAGCTTTTGGGAAGATTGTATTTCAGAACAAGTTACGGTCAAAATGTACTGACACACTCTATTGAGGTAGGGCATTTGTCAGGCATGATAGCAAAAGAATTCGGGCTTGACCCCGAACTGGCTAAAAGAGCGGGCTTGCTTCATGACATAGGCAAGGCGGTTGACCAAACTCAGGAAGGTACTCACATTCAATTGGGTGTTGAGCTTGCGAGAAAATACGGTGAAAAAGAACAGATAGTTCACGCTATTGAAGCCCATCATGACGATGTATCCGCTAACACTATTGAAGCTGTTATTGTAAAAATAGCAGACAGTATGAGTGCCGGCAGACCCGGTGCAAGGCGTGATACTCTTGAAATTTACATCAAGAGAATTCAAAAGCTTGAAGAAATCGCAACAAGCTTCGAAGGTATCAAGCGTTCATTTGCGGTTCAATCAGGTAGAGAAGTCCGTGTTATTGTGGAGCCTGCGGCGTTTGACGATGATGCAAGCACAAAACTTGCCCGTGATATTGCAAGCCGGATTGAAACCGAGCTTGATTATCCCGGTCAAATCAGAGTAACCGTTATTCGTGAAATCAGGAGTACGGAAATAGCAAAATAA
- a CDS encoding TIGR00282 family metallophosphoesterase, with product MCERVLDILFIGDIVGRPGRKAVCRYLNDIKNTEPPDFVIANVENASHGFGLTFRNHEELKSYGINAFTSGNHIWDKKEIFEYINTSDVLIRPLNYPNCDFGVGYRIFEVKGVRLCLINLLGRTFMTPVDSPFDVLKNAMPELKEKADIFIADFHAEATAEKICMAYFAKDLGINAVLGTHTHVQTADEQIMDNMFYITDVGFCGAKNSVIGMDVTTSIKRLLTCLPERYEIEADNEAQLNAVRLKFDISSKSCMSIERIFCDKKLSEEKDMKGS from the coding sequence ATGTGTGAAAGAGTTCTTGACATACTTTTCATAGGGGACATTGTAGGCAGACCGGGAAGAAAAGCCGTCTGCAGGTATTTGAATGACATCAAAAATACTGAACCGCCGGACTTTGTGATTGCAAATGTCGAGAACGCTTCTCATGGCTTCGGGCTTACTTTTAGAAACCATGAGGAGTTAAAAAGTTATGGAATTAACGCTTTTACATCAGGAAACCATATTTGGGACAAAAAAGAAATCTTTGAATACATCAACACCTCGGATGTGTTAATCCGTCCGCTTAACTACCCTAACTGTGATTTTGGGGTCGGGTATCGGATTTTTGAAGTGAAAGGGGTCCGTCTTTGTCTGATAAACCTTTTGGGCAGGACATTTATGACCCCTGTTGATTCACCGTTTGATGTTTTAAAAAACGCTATGCCGGAACTAAAAGAAAAAGCGGATATTTTTATAGCGGATTTTCATGCGGAAGCTACCGCCGAAAAAATTTGTATGGCATATTTTGCCAAAGATTTGGGGATTAACGCGGTTTTGGGTACTCATACCCACGTCCAGACCGCTGATGAGCAGATTATGGACAATATGTTTTACATAACAGATGTTGGATTTTGCGGCGCTAAAAACAGCGTTATAGGTATGGACGTCACAACATCAATAAAAAGATTATTAACATGCTTACCGGAGCGTTATGAGATAGAAGCCGACAATGAGGCGCAGCTTAATGCAGTCAGATTAAAATTTGATATAAGCTCCAAATCCTGCATGTCTATAGAAAGAATTTTTTGCGATAAGAAGTTAAGTGAGGAAAAAGACATGAAAGGAAGCTAA
- a CDS encoding PHP domain-containing protein, protein MKVDLHVHSTYSDGAYTPRQVIDTAVSVGLNAISITDHDNILAYEISKSYIREKGYDLEIIPGVEINTLYNGEEIHILGYFMDFENKNFQKMIKIQQQARVKQTQRIVELLNKKANIPVTMNQISNYVAPGGSIGRPHIAKAIVVAGGAQNVIEAYAKYINDNSPVYIRRETVTPHEAVEIIYEAGGIPIVAHPCDIDKPKELVEDLMNYGLRGLEAYHRKHTPAMVEYYSSMAENYGLIVTGGSDFHSPNNNNVIYLGKIFIPDWVYNNLKEEKRNIEIAGI, encoded by the coding sequence TTGAAAGTAGATTTACACGTTCACAGCACATACTCGGATGGTGCTTACACGCCGCGGCAAGTAATTGATACGGCGGTAAGTGTCGGTTTGAATGCTATTTCAATCACAGACCACGACAACATTTTAGCCTATGAAATCTCCAAGAGCTACATCAGAGAAAAAGGCTATGACCTTGAAATTATTCCGGGTGTGGAAATTAATACACTCTACAACGGAGAAGAAATTCACATCCTTGGCTATTTTATGGATTTTGAAAATAAAAATTTTCAAAAAATGATTAAAATCCAACAGCAAGCCCGTGTTAAACAGACACAAAGAATCGTGGAACTTTTAAACAAAAAGGCAAATATCCCGGTTACAATGAATCAAATAAGCAACTATGTCGCCCCCGGCGGCAGTATAGGCAGACCTCATATTGCGAAAGCTATTGTTGTGGCAGGCGGTGCGCAAAACGTTATTGAAGCCTATGCCAAATACATCAATGACAACTCGCCTGTTTATATCCGCAGAGAAACCGTAACTCCGCATGAGGCGGTGGAAATTATTTATGAAGCAGGCGGAATTCCTATAGTTGCCCACCCTTGTGATATTGATAAACCAAAAGAGCTGGTAGAAGATTTAATGAACTACGGCTTAAGAGGGCTTGAAGCATATCATCGCAAACACACTCCCGCTATGGTTGAATACTATTCCTCCATGGCAGAAAATTACGGACTAATTGTAACAGGCGGTTCGGATTTTCACAGTCCGAATAACAATAACGTAATTTATCTGGGCAAAATCTTTATCCCTGATTGGGTTTACAATAATCTTAAAGAAGAAAAAAGAAACATTGAAATTGCGGGAATTTAG
- a CDS encoding Clp protease N-terminal domain-containing protein: MFERFTEKAIKVITMAQTQAILLEHAQLHSEHIFLAILMQKSGIASKFLKAAGMNYEMIKEDIIALNFEKATKQQNVLPFSDELKKVLKLAWDKSIAMQNHSIIPEHLFLAIVESKNLNIIKLFNKYNIDIARIKNSTQKIVQKQTQKFIHPEFVLNTRQLEDTKSEIKISSLLEDEKAKDFFAAVADKTAKSNLEAIGTAQILAELINNKEVSCLFDDLPTGKEELIKLLHSGLYRQEDYDEEYLFTQKAKDSILNAFEIAKEAGSSSITPEHVLLGLLKNNSGSAYKILKEQNINTKSLKQRLMDRIEQQKTTSMKIIKLAKLEAARLGHNMVGSELLLLGIIIESAGIGAQVLQDLGVNIKDARKIVEELIGYGNNYEAKNYSLSQRAKKILDNAWVEAKQQNKDRIDSEHILLGIIKETDCVANKVLEALGVDAIEIVEGIKKKFSKI; encoded by the coding sequence TTGTTTGAAAGATTTACCGAAAAAGCAATTAAAGTAATTACAATGGCTCAAACTCAGGCTATCTTGCTTGAACATGCACAATTGCACAGTGAGCATATATTCTTAGCTATCTTAATGCAAAAATCAGGCATTGCTTCAAAATTCCTAAAGGCAGCGGGCATGAATTATGAAATGATTAAAGAAGACATTATTGCACTTAACTTTGAAAAAGCGACAAAGCAGCAAAATGTCCTGCCGTTTTCCGACGAATTAAAAAAAGTATTGAAACTCGCATGGGACAAGTCCATTGCTATGCAAAACCATTCAATTATTCCGGAACATTTATTTTTAGCCATAGTAGAGTCTAAAAACCTTAATATTATCAAACTTTTTAACAAGTACAACATTGATATTGCAAGGATAAAAAATTCCACGCAAAAAATCGTCCAAAAACAAACCCAAAAATTCATACACCCGGAATTTGTTTTGAATACCCGGCAATTGGAAGATACTAAAAGCGAGATAAAAATAAGTTCGCTTTTGGAAGATGAAAAAGCGAAAGACTTTTTTGCCGCCGTAGCAGATAAAACAGCTAAATCAAACCTGGAAGCAATAGGAACTGCGCAGATTTTGGCTGAACTTATCAATAACAAAGAGGTTTCCTGCCTGTTTGATGATTTGCCCACAGGCAAAGAAGAACTTATAAAGCTTTTACATTCAGGACTGTATAGGCAGGAAGATTATGATGAAGAGTATTTATTTACACAAAAAGCCAAAGACTCTATACTAAATGCATTTGAAATTGCAAAGGAAGCAGGTTCTTCAAGCATAACCCCGGAGCATGTTTTGCTTGGGCTTTTGAAAAACAATTCCGGCAGCGCTTACAAAATTTTAAAAGAACAAAACATTAATACAAAAAGCTTAAAACAGCGGCTGATGGATAGAATCGAACAGCAAAAAACCACTTCAATGAAAATTATTAAATTAGCCAAGCTTGAAGCTGCAAGACTGGGGCATAATATGGTGGGTTCCGAGCTTTTGCTTTTAGGCATTATTATAGAAAGCGCAGGCATCGGCGCACAAGTGCTTCAGGATTTGGGTGTTAATATCAAGGACGCAAGAAAAATTGTTGAAGAGCTGATAGGCTACGGCAACAATTATGAGGCTAAGAATTATTCCCTGTCGCAAAGGGCGAAAAAAATCCTTGATAATGCCTGGGTTGAGGCAAAACAGCAAAATAAAGACCGAATAGACTCTGAACATATTTTGCTCGGTATTATTAAAGAAACCGATTGCGTTGCCAATAAAGTCCTTGAAGCGTTAGGCGTTGATGCTATTGAAATTGTGGAAGGTATCAAGAAAAAATTCTCAAAAATTTGA
- a CDS encoding DUF4013 domain-containing protein — translation MNFGEILKGPLTPFKNFNIVFIALFALVVLISFNLGDPKSASFQIHTLVTNIFNGVVTLLFTGYCVNYFKTKYLLSDSEVNVSIDAGNFVKTGLKFYLFGLLLGIYLAVFWLPLFILGGIAFGALAAHQIAIAVIMLLVLITVGIRLTIKLYKYALVATLRYLQTDDVKEGWNIRDINSIIKLNNKSLESYIWVAVGLSVIYITSFLFSSVFLLINKIFASALLGILTWYSTIVFYDMYGSMLDNIAIQPQEAG, via the coding sequence ATGAATTTTGGCGAAATTCTAAAAGGTCCTTTGACCCCTTTTAAAAACTTTAATATTGTTTTTATTGCACTTTTTGCATTGGTTGTTCTAATCAGCTTTAATTTAGGCGACCCAAAATCCGCCTCTTTTCAGATACATACTCTTGTAACAAATATTTTTAACGGAGTTGTTACTTTATTATTTACAGGTTATTGCGTGAATTATTTTAAAACCAAATATTTATTATCAGACTCTGAGGTTAATGTAAGTATTGATGCGGGGAATTTTGTAAAAACAGGTCTTAAATTCTATTTATTCGGACTATTACTGGGGATTTATCTGGCTGTATTTTGGCTCCCTCTTTTCATACTCGGAGGTATAGCATTTGGGGCTTTAGCAGCCCATCAGATTGCTATTGCCGTTATTATGCTGCTTGTTTTAATAACAGTAGGGATTCGGCTAACTATAAAGTTATACAAATACGCGCTTGTAGCTACATTGCGTTATTTGCAGACCGATGATGTCAAAGAAGGCTGGAATATCAGGGATATTAATTCTATAATTAAGTTAAATAACAAGAGCCTTGAATCTTATATTTGGGTTGCCGTCGGGTTATCTGTTATTTACATTACTTCTTTTTTATTCTCATCTGTTTTCCTTTTAATCAATAAAATTTTTGCATCTGCGCTGCTCGGTATTTTAACATGGTACAGTACGATTGTATTTTATGATATGTACGGCAGTATGCTTGATAATATTGCTATACAGCCTCAAGAAGCAGGATAA
- a CDS encoding SDR family NAD(P)-dependent oxidoreductase gives MEKILLTGASSGIGKAIAEKLTAKGYEVIACVRKQEDKEALEALSPQISVVMFDVLDNEKIENLFQEFKSQNISLSAIINAAGFAQAGVMECPDFDAIRKQIEVNAFAPLKIVTTFLPLMKKGRIINISSVSSNFVYPFIAPYCASKKLLDIFFQGLAIERCDENIKFISIKPGVIKTPLWEKSFELAKNAFGKIPPETLEKYLPKTQKLMASLETSIKNGLAPEAVAEKTLYALTVKNPKFSYNVGIGAYVGEFLSKLSVDLQRKFIKISF, from the coding sequence ATGGAAAAAATTTTATTAACAGGTGCATCATCAGGGATAGGCAAAGCTATTGCCGAAAAGCTCACGGCAAAAGGCTATGAAGTTATTGCCTGCGTCAGAAAACAGGAAGATAAAGAAGCGCTTGAAGCTCTCAGTCCGCAAATTTCTGTTGTAATGTTTGATGTATTGGATAATGAAAAAATTGAGAACCTCTTTCAGGAGTTCAAAAGCCAAAATATAAGCCTTAGCGCGATTATTAACGCTGCAGGGTTTGCACAGGCGGGGGTAATGGAATGTCCTGATTTTGATGCGATAAGAAAACAAATTGAAGTAAATGCTTTTGCGCCTTTGAAGATTGTAACCACATTTCTGCCGCTGATGAAAAAAGGGCGAATTATCAATATCAGCTCTGTTTCATCGAATTTTGTTTATCCTTTTATAGCTCCTTATTGCGCTTCTAAAAAGCTTTTGGATATATTTTTTCAGGGGCTGGCAATAGAGCGGTGTGATGAAAACATAAAGTTTATTTCCATCAAACCCGGTGTTATAAAAACGCCTTTATGGGAGAAATCTTTTGAGCTTGCAAAAAATGCATTCGGAAAAATTCCGCCGGAAACTTTGGAAAAATATTTGCCCAAAACCCAAAAATTAATGGCTTCATTAGAAACAAGCATTAAAAACGGTTTAGCCCCCGAGGCTGTTGCAGAAAAAACTCTCTATGCCCTGACGGTTAAAAACCCTAAATTTAGCTATAACGTAGGGATAGGTGCTTATGTAGGCGAATTTTTGAGCAAATTGAGCGTGGATTTGCAGCGCAAATTTATAAAAATAAGTTTTTAA